From the Balearica regulorum gibbericeps isolate bBalReg1 chromosome 4, bBalReg1.pri, whole genome shotgun sequence genome, one window contains:
- the PLRG1 gene encoding pleiotropic regulator 1, which produces MVEEVQKHSVHTLVFRSLKRTHDMFVADNAKPIPLDEESHKVKMAVKLRTEYGSVLHMPTLKENLREKGGPNTGDPYGHKQYSGNQGQELEYLITGTHPYPPGPGVALTADTKVQRMPSESAAQSLAVALPASQSRLDANRTAAGVGDIYRHAGISERSQPPGMSVAMVEAGGNKNSALMAKKAPTMPKPQWHPPWKLYRVISGHLGWVRCIAVEPGNQWFVTGSADRTIKIWDLASGKLKLSLTGHISTVRGVIVSARSPYLFSCGEDKQVKCWDLEYNKVIRHYHGHLSAVYGLDLHPTIDVLVTCSRDSTARIWDVRTKASVHTLSGHTNAVATVKCQAAEPQIITGSHDTTIRLWDLVAGKTRVTLTNHKKSVRAVVLHPRHYTFASGSPDNIKQWKFPDGNFIQNLSGHNAIINTLAVNSDGVLVSGADNGTMHLWDWRTGYNFQRVHAAVQPGSLDSESGIFACVFDQSESRLLTAEADKTIKVYKEDDTATEETHPVSWKPEIIKRKRF; this is translated from the exons gaagTCCAGAAGCATTCTGTGCACACACTTGTGTTCAGATCTTTGAAGAGAACCCATGATATGTTTGTAGCAGATAATGCCAAGCCTATTCCATTAGATGAAGAAAG TCATAAAGTAAAGATGGCAGTCAAGCTGCGTACAGAGTACGGCTCAGTGTTACACATGCCTACTCTTAAAGAGAActtgagagagaaaggaggcCCAAACACCGGGGATCCTTATGGACACAAACAGTATTCTGGAAATCAAG GACAAGAACTTGAGTATTTGATAACTGGTACACATCCATACCCACCTGGACCTG gtgtGGCTCTGACAGCAGATACTAAGGTCCAGAGGATGCCTAGTGAATCTGCAGCACAGTCCTTAGCCGTAGCACTCCCTGCTTCTCAGTCCAG GTTGGATGCAAATCGGACAGCTGCTGGCGTGGGTGATATTTACAGACATGCTGGAATATCTGAGCGTTCACAGCCTCCTGGGATGTCCGTG GCTATGGTGGAAGCTGGTGGAAACAAAAATTCTGCATTAATGGCAAAGAAGGCTCCAACCATGCCCAAACCTCAGTGGCATCCACCTTGGAAACTGTACAGA gttaTCAGTGGTCACCTGGGCTGGGTAAGATGCATTGCAGTAGAACCAGGAAATCAGTGGTTTGTTACTGGCTCTGCTGACAGAACTATAAAG ATTTGGGACCTTGCTAGTGGTAAATTGAAATTGTCTTTGACGGGACACATCAGTACTGTACGAGGGGTGATAGTAAGTGCAAGAAGTCCATACCTCTTTTCTTGTGGAGAAGACAAGCAAGTGAAATGCTGGGATCTTGAGTACAATAAG GTTATCAGACATTACCATGGTCATCTAAGTGCTGTCTATGGTTTAGACTTGCATCCGACAATAGATGTACTGGTAACATGTAGCAGAGATTCAACAGCACGA ATTTGGGACGTAAGGACGAAAGCCAGTGTGCACACACTATCAGGACACACAAATGCAGTAGCAACGGTGAAATGCCAAGCTGCAGAACCACAAATTATTACAG GCAGCCATGATACTACCATACGGCTCTGGGATTTAGTGGCAGGAAAAACTCGTGTTACTTTGACAAATCACAAGAAATCTGTGAGAGCAGTAGTGCTACATCCAAGACA ttacaCATTTGCATCTGGTTCTCCAGATAATATTAAGCAGTGGAAATTCCCAGATGGAAACTTCATTCAGAACCTATCTGGTCACAATGCTATTATCAACACGCTGGCTGTAAATTCCGATGGTGTCCTGGTCTCAGGAg CTGATAATGGTACAATGCATCTTTGGGACTGGAGAACTGGTTACAATTTCCAGAGAGTACATGCAGCTGTACAGCCAGGCTCTTTGGACAGTGAATCAGGAATATTCGCTTGTGTTTTTGACCAGTCAGAAAGCAGATTGCTAACTGCTGAAGCTGACAAAACCATAAAAGTATACAAAGAAGATGATACTGCG acGGAAGAAACTCATCCTGTCAGCTGGAAACCAGAAATTATCAAGAGAAAGCGATTTTAG